A genomic segment from Aegilops tauschii subsp. strangulata cultivar AL8/78 chromosome 1, Aet v6.0, whole genome shotgun sequence encodes:
- the LOC109775575 gene encoding WEB family protein At5g16730, chloroplastic, which translates to MLPSSRSRSGPNESPVGSRTRPSTPSSGHRPSTPSSGYRPSTPGGTRRGTTAAATGGGTPSTPRGSRGNTGGPFRSEPNSPPAAAAARPRLSFDRSPRSADAKPVAERRVPKIGTPPPDQKQLRREIELQSRLESAHDDLKKAKDQLSFVVGEKDRLVGELNEAKRVADEIHEKLQDALMAKRWAEEATEIEKFRADELEQAGIDESQKRDEEWQREVESVRSQHAADLETLVTTTEELERFRRELSMANEAKKAALGHADDAMKIAEVNADKVEILSGEVTRLKGLLDSSAAVEESKNREREEFVKNLESEISVLKVKLEEARVLEESLADVEKLTEELKAQLADAKKAESEVHQQFEEWKDKAGSLEIELEEATLSEKAKSDTLISTEEELSKTQSILQDRESEMEVLKGKTTALEIEVARLSTEINESSEHLDASQQELFGLQTTIDVLKNKLEAAEEVASEALNNEKTANANIVSLTEEKIKLINELNDAKDREEKERRAVEDLTAALSEASGKAEEAHERFLKKEDDYEHALTQIGDLKMSLNSTKENYEVMIEEAHYDITCLRNTVGKLEAEVSKYREECEAKELEIVSLNKQSEEEIATLKAEADRVGASLRDAEHELQTVNEEKEILQEKLLHTESAVVEANRAVQEVKAEKEGLQEQLMRTELAVSEANKAIEEVKAEKEDLQEQLMHTESAVAEASKALQEVKAEKEDLQEQLMHTESAVTEANKALQEVKAEKEDLQEQLMHTESGVAEANNAVQEVKAEKQGLQEQLTHMESAVAEANKAAQEATSESLQLKDRLLDKENALQSLTQENDEFRLREADAMKKIEELSALLAEAMEKKHPEEEEKLVVVDEVHSSAREVAETAAETEDTEGESDKKPSMELVVANGNSNGDMNQEEEKHDSKVEQQEAKSDFTTVHESDKVVEKQLQADVKQETESSKDDLSSKEDSSTEHANANGTAASAEVTSKVAMSPTTTKPQKKNKPLLKKFGNLLKKKNSK; encoded by the exons ATGCTGCCCTCCTCCAGATCAAG ATCTGGGCCGAATGAGTCGCCCGTCGGCAGCAGGACCAGGCCCAGCACGCCCTCCTCCGGCCACCGCCCCTCCACGCCCTCCTCCGGCTACCGCCCCTCCACCCCGGGCGGCACCAGGAGGGGCACAACTGCCGCTGCCACCGGCGGGGGCACGCCGTCCACGCCGCGGGGCTCGCGCGGCAACACCGGCGGGCCCTTCAGGTCCGAGCCCAactcgccgccggccgccgcggcGGCCCGGCCGCGCCTCTCCTTCGACCGCTCCCCGAGATCCGCCGACGCCAAGCCCGTCGCCGAGCGCCGGGTGCCCAAGATCGGCACGCCTCCCCCCGAC CAGAAGCAGCTGCGGAGGGAGATCGAGCTGCAGTCGCGGCTCGAGTCCGCGCACGACGACCTcaagaaggccaaggaccagCTCTCCTTCGTCGTCGGCGAGAAGGACCGCCTCGTCGGTGAACTGAATGAAGCCAAGAGGGTGGCTGATGAGATACATGAGAAGCTCCAGGACGCGCTCATGGCcaagaggtgggccgaggaggccaccgAGATCGAGAAGTTCCGCGCCGACGAGCTCGAGCAGGCCGGCATCGACGAGTCGCAGAAGAGGGACGAGGAGTGGCAGAGGGAGGTCGAGAGCGTGCGCAGCCAGCACGCCGCCGATTTGGAGACGCTGGTCACCACCACCGAGGAGCTCGAGAGGTTCAGGCGCGAGCTCTCGATGGCCAACGAGGCCAAGAAGGCCGCGCTTGGCCACGCGGACGATGCCATGAAGATTGCGGAGGTCAATGCGGACAAGGTGGAGATCCTCTCCGGCGAAGTCACCCGCTTGAAAGGATTGCTTGATTCCAGCGCGGCGGTCGAGGAGAGTAAAAACCGTGAAAGGGAGGAGTTTGTGAAGAATTTGGAATCCGAGATTTCAGTTCTCAAAGTCAAACTAGAGGAGGCAAGAGTTCTTGAGGAGAGCTTGGCCGACGTGGAGAAACTGACCGAGGAGCTTAAAGCACAGTTGGCTGATGCAAAGAAGGCCGAGTCAGAAGTCCATCAGCAGTTTGAGGAATGGAAGGACAAGGCTGGATCACTTGAAATTGAATTGGAGGAGGCTACTCTCTCCGAGAAGGCCAAAAGCGATACCCTTATATCCACGGAAGAAGAATTGAGCAAGACCCAGTCTATCTTACAGGACAGAGAATCTGAGATGGAAGTGCTGAAAGGAAAGACAACGGCATTGGAAATTGAGGTGGCGAGGCTTTCAACAGAAATCAACGAATCCAGCGAGCACCTGGACGCCTCTCAGCAGGAGTTGTTTGGGCTGCAGACAACAATAGATGTTCTGAAAAACAAGCTTGAGGCTGCTGAAGAAGTGGCCTCAGAGGCTTTAAACAATGAGAAGACTGCTAATGCAAATATTGTAAGCCTGACCGAGGAGAAAATCAAGTTAATTAACGAGTTGAATGATGCTAAGGACAGAGAGGAGAAAGAGAGAAGGGCAGTGGAGGATCTCACCGCTGCGTTAAGTGAGGCATCTGGCAAAGCAGAGGAAGCACATGAGAGATTTCTGAAGAAAGAAGATGATTATGAGCACGCTCTCACTCAGATTGGCGATCTCAAGATGTCCCTAAATAGTACCAAAGAGAATTATGAGGTAATGATAGAGGAGGCACACTATGACATCACTTGTTTAAGGAATACAGTCGGAAAATTGGAGGCTGAGGTGAGCAAGTATAGAGAAGAATGCGAAGCTAAGGAGCTTGAGATTGTCAGTTTAAACAAGCAGTCGGAGGAAGAAATTGCCACTCTTAAAGCAGAAGCTGACAGGGTAGGAGCATCATTGCGAGATGCAGAGCACGAACTACAAACTGTCAATGAGGAGAAAGAGATACTTCAAGAGAAGCTATTGCACACGGAATCAGCAGTTGTTGAAGCTAACAGGGCTGTGCAGGAGGTCAAAGCTGAGAAAGAGGGTCTTCAGGAGCAGCTAATGCGCACGGAATTAGCGGTTTCTGAAGCTAACAAGGCTATTGAGGAGGTAAAGGCTGAGAAGGAGGATCTTCAAGAGCAGCTAATGCACACGGAATCAGCGGTCGCTGAAGCCAGCAAGGCTTTACAGGAAGTAAAGGCTGAGAAGGAGGATCTTCAAGAGCAGCTAATGCACACGGAATCAGCGGTTACTGAAGCTAACAAGGCCTTGCAGGAGGTAAAGGCTGAGAAGGAGGATCTTCAAGAGCAGCTAATGCACACAGAATCAGGGGTTGCTGAAGCTAACAATGCTGTTCAGGAGGTGAAGGCTGAGAAACAGGGCCTTCAAGAGCAGCTAACGCACATGGAATCAGCAGTTGCTGAAGCTAACAAGGCTGCGCAGGAGGCAACGTCTGAGAGTTTGCAACTGAAGGATAGGTTACTTGATAAAGAGAACGCATTGCAGAGCTTAACCCAGGAGAACGACGAATTCAGGCTGCGAGAGGCTGACGCCATGAAGAAGATAGAGGAATTATCTGCTCTCCTTGCTGAAGCCATGGAAAAGAAGCATCCTGAGGAGGAAGAGAAGCTAGTTGTTGTGGATGAGGTGCACAGTTCAGCGCGTGAAGTTGCTGAGACAGCTGCAGAAACTGAAGACACAGAAGGAGAGAGTGACAAAAAACCGAGCATGGAGCTCGTCGTCGCAaatggaaactccaatggcgaCATGAACCAAGAGGAAGAGAAACACGACAGCAAGGTTGAGCAGCAGGAAGCCAAAAGTGATTTCACCACGGTACACGAGAGTGACAAAGTTGTCGAGAAGCAGCTGCAGGCAGATGTGAAACAGGAAACCGAATCGTCGAAAGACGACCTGTCCTCCAAGGAGGACAGCAGCACCGAACACGCAAATGCAAACGGAACAGCAGCATCAGCAGAGGTAACCAGCAAAGTCGCAATGTCCCCAACAACAACAAAACCGCAGAAGAAGAACAAACCCCTGCTGAAGAAGTTTGGTAACCTACTGAAAAAGAAGAACAGCAAGTAG